A single region of the Streptomyces sp. AM 4-1-1 genome encodes:
- a CDS encoding TetR/AcrR family transcriptional regulator has translation MTSAPAAPTARAYRRLSVEERRVQLLGAALSLFAHRAPDEVSIDEVAEVAGVSRPLVYRYFPGGKQQLYESALRSAADALESCFTEPQLGPPTERVARVLDRYLGFVDQHDAGFSALLQGGCVAGTSRTNAIVDEVRRVAAEQILLHLGRGDGPGRRPPGPRLRMMVRTWIAAVEAASLLWLDEGKQCPVRELRGWLVDHLIALLAATAATDRETAVVVGELLPLETADGPAGRLAELLVPVAGGAGHLLTGTG, from the coding sequence ATGACCTCAGCCCCCGCCGCACCGACGGCCCGCGCGTACCGAAGGCTCAGTGTCGAGGAGCGCCGCGTCCAGCTCCTCGGCGCGGCGCTCAGCCTCTTCGCGCACCGGGCGCCCGACGAGGTGTCGATCGACGAGGTCGCGGAGGTGGCGGGGGTCTCACGCCCGCTGGTGTACCGGTACTTCCCGGGCGGCAAACAGCAGTTGTACGAGTCGGCGCTCCGATCGGCCGCCGACGCACTGGAATCGTGCTTCACCGAGCCGCAACTCGGTCCGCCCACCGAGCGGGTGGCCCGGGTCCTGGACCGCTACCTCGGCTTCGTCGACCAGCACGACGCCGGGTTCAGCGCCCTGTTGCAGGGGGGCTGCGTCGCCGGTACGTCCCGGACGAACGCGATCGTCGACGAGGTCCGCCGGGTCGCGGCCGAGCAGATCCTGTTGCATCTGGGCCGCGGCGACGGACCCGGCAGGCGCCCGCCCGGTCCGCGGCTGCGGATGATGGTCCGCACCTGGATCGCCGCTGTGGAGGCCGCCTCGCTGCTCTGGCTGGACGAGGGGAAGCAGTGCCCCGTTCGGGAACTGCGCGGCTGGCTCGTGGACCATCTGATCGCGCTGCTCGCGGCGACGGCGGCGACGGACCGCGAGACGGCGGTGGTGGTCGGGGAGCTGCTGCCCCTGGAGACCGCCGACGGCCCGGCGGGGCGGCTGGCGGAACTCCTGGTCCCGGTCGCCGGCGGGGCGGGGCACCTGCTGACCGGCACCGGCTGA
- a CDS encoding diiron oxygenase codes for MTTVTERDVQLLRDALGPLRDREQTARRLLESSAKHSFDPDTELDWTAAVEDGKWFWPPELVSLYDTPLWRTMSEEQRMELARHEAASLASLGIWFEIILMQLLIRHIYDKPVTSDHVRYALTEIADECRHSMMFGRMIEWGGAPTYPVPRVYHNAARVLKTVSTTPGSFAATLLGEEILDWMQRLTFPDERVQTLVRGVTRIHVVEEARHVRYAREELRRQMVTAPRWERELTRLSCGEASRVFSVCFVNPQVYENVGLDRREAVAQVRASGHRREVMQSGAKRLTDFFDDIGVLNGVGRRLWRSSGLLA; via the coding sequence ATGACGACAGTGACCGAACGCGACGTGCAACTGCTCCGCGACGCACTCGGCCCGCTCCGGGACCGTGAGCAGACCGCCCGACGCCTGCTCGAATCCTCGGCCAAGCACTCCTTCGACCCGGACACCGAGCTGGACTGGACCGCGGCCGTCGAGGACGGCAAGTGGTTCTGGCCACCCGAGCTGGTCTCCCTCTACGACACCCCGCTCTGGCGCACCATGTCCGAGGAACAGCGCATGGAGCTGGCCAGGCACGAGGCGGCGTCGCTCGCCTCGCTCGGCATCTGGTTCGAGATCATCCTGATGCAGCTGCTGATCCGGCACATCTACGACAAGCCCGTGACCAGCGACCATGTGCGCTACGCCCTCACGGAGATCGCGGACGAGTGCCGGCACTCGATGATGTTCGGCCGGATGATCGAGTGGGGCGGGGCACCCACGTATCCGGTGCCGCGGGTCTACCACAACGCGGCGCGAGTGCTGAAGACCGTCTCCACCACCCCGGGTTCGTTCGCCGCGACCCTGCTCGGCGAGGAGATCCTGGACTGGATGCAGCGGCTGACCTTCCCGGACGAGCGCGTCCAGACCCTGGTGCGCGGCGTCACCCGCATCCATGTCGTCGAGGAGGCCCGGCACGTCCGGTACGCCCGCGAGGAGCTGCGCCGCCAGATGGTCACCGCACCGCGCTGGGAGCGGGAACTGACCCGGCTGAGCTGCGGCGAGGCGTCCCGGGTCTTCTCGGTCTGCTTCGTCAACCCGCAGGTGTACGAGAACGTCGGGCTGGACCGCCGCGAGGCCGTCGCCCAGGTCAGGGCGAGCGGACACCGCCGCGAGGTCATGCAGTCGGGAGCCAAGCGGCTGACGGACTTCTTCGACGACATCGGCGTTCTCAACGGCGTCGGCCGCAGGCTCTGGCGCAGTTCCGGCCTGCTGGCCTGA
- a CDS encoding penicillin-binding transpeptidase domain-containing protein: MIRCIRRTSAFCLLLLVALLVNAARVQVFEADTLDDNPANRRQAIARYAQPRGDILIGDRSVTGSAATGRRLKYERTYTEGPLYAPVTGYASQTYGTTLLEHAEDAVLSGTAPALAPIPLWNELTRGREPGGDVVTTIRDAAQRAAYDGLGGRRGAVAAVEPSSGRILALVSTPSYDPGLISGTGRAVVDAWRRLNASASMPMLNRALRQTYPPGSAFKIVTAAAALDSGVVRDPDAPTDTPSPYVLPGTSTTLPDEAGGCERASLAEAIRVSCNTVMARLGVEVGLTGMVDAARGFGFNDDGLTVPSGVARSNFDERMSDDQLALSSIGQFDTAATPLQMALVASAVANGGDVRRPYLVERTTAADGSTVWRNRPRAYRRAMTPATAVRLRRMMVDVVENGTGTNAAIDGATVGGKTGTAQNGAGNSNKPYAWFISWAQAAESGRPAVAVAVVVEDAVADRADISGGGSAAPIARAVMEATLADRSGDG; the protein is encoded by the coding sequence GTGATCCGCTGCATCCGGCGTACCTCGGCGTTCTGTCTGCTGCTGTTGGTGGCGCTGCTGGTGAACGCGGCCCGCGTCCAGGTCTTCGAGGCCGATACGCTCGACGACAACCCCGCCAACCGCCGTCAGGCGATCGCCCGTTACGCCCAGCCGCGCGGCGACATCCTGATCGGCGACAGGTCCGTGACCGGCTCCGCCGCCACCGGCAGGCGGCTGAAGTACGAACGGACCTACACCGAGGGGCCGTTGTACGCCCCGGTGACCGGATACGCCTCGCAGACGTACGGCACGACCCTGCTGGAGCACGCCGAGGACGCCGTGCTCTCCGGTACCGCCCCGGCGCTGGCGCCGATCCCGCTCTGGAACGAGCTGACCCGTGGCAGGGAGCCGGGTGGCGACGTCGTCACGACGATCAGGGACGCGGCTCAGCGTGCCGCGTACGACGGTCTCGGCGGGCGGCGCGGGGCGGTCGCCGCCGTCGAGCCGTCCAGCGGCCGGATTCTGGCGCTGGTCTCCACGCCCTCGTACGATCCCGGGCTGATCTCCGGGACCGGCCGGGCGGTCGTCGACGCGTGGCGGCGGCTGAACGCGTCCGCGAGTATGCCGATGCTCAACCGGGCGCTGCGGCAGACGTATCCGCCGGGCTCCGCCTTCAAGATCGTGACGGCCGCCGCGGCGCTGGACTCGGGGGTGGTACGTGATCCCGACGCGCCGACCGACACCCCGTCGCCCTATGTGCTGCCCGGCACCTCCACCACTCTCCCCGACGAGGCGGGCGGCTGCGAACGGGCCTCGCTGGCCGAGGCGATCCGGGTCTCCTGCAACACCGTGATGGCGCGCCTGGGGGTGGAGGTCGGGCTCACCGGGATGGTGGACGCGGCGCGGGGGTTCGGGTTCAACGACGACGGGCTGACCGTCCCGTCCGGGGTGGCCAGGAGCAACTTCGACGAGCGGATGAGCGACGACCAGCTGGCGCTGTCGTCGATCGGGCAGTTCGACACGGCGGCGACCCCCCTCCAGATGGCACTGGTGGCGTCGGCGGTCGCGAACGGCGGTGATGTGCGGCGGCCGTACCTGGTGGAGCGCACGACCGCCGCAGACGGCAGCACGGTGTGGCGGAACCGTCCGCGCGCCTACCGCCGGGCGATGACCCCGGCGACCGCCGTGCGGCTGCGGCGGATGATGGTCGACGTGGTGGAGAACGGCACCGGGACGAACGCGGCGATCGACGGGGCCACGGTCGGCGGGAAGACCGGGACGGCACAGAACGGCGCCGGGAACTCCAACAAGCCGTACGCCTGGTTCATCTCCTGGGCGCAGGCGGCGGAATCGGGCCGTCCGGCGGTCGCGGTGGCGGTGGTCGTGGAGGACGCGGTGGCGGACCGCGCCGACATCAGCGGCGGCGGCAGCGCGGCGCCGATCGCCCGTGCGGTGATGGAGGCGACGCTGGCGGACCGATCCGGGGACGGATGA
- a CDS encoding FtsW/RodA/SpoVE family cell cycle protein, which translates to MTATTADAPPPEPRLPKRRGVELSLLVGAVVIPVYGYAAVGLARSGAVPPDVAGYGAGLGLLALFAHLAVRLRAPYADPLLLPIAVLLNGLGLVLIYRLDLETPADRAAPTQLVWSTLGVALFIGVVLVLRDHRLLQRYAYLSVTAALALMIVPIFFPAVNGAKIWVRIGGFSLQPGEFAKILLAVFFAAYLAANREALAHTGRRGWRRRLPSGRVLGPIVAIWLLSVGVLILERDLGTSLLFFGLFVIMLYVATGRTGWIAVGLLLAAVGAFVVGSLEPHVHSRVTDWLDPFASIDAGRGPGQLAQSLFAFAAGGMLGTGLGLGDSVLIGFATRSDFILATAGEELGLSGLTAIFLLYALLVARGYRAGLALRDPFGRLLSVGLASILALQVFVIAGGVMGLIPLTGMAMPFLAQGGSSVVTNWVMVALLIRVSDVARGPRPARVESGIVASAVEDER; encoded by the coding sequence ATGACCGCAACGACCGCGGACGCTCCCCCGCCCGAGCCACGACTGCCGAAGCGGCGCGGGGTCGAGCTCTCGCTCCTCGTCGGGGCCGTCGTCATCCCCGTCTACGGCTACGCGGCCGTCGGTCTCGCCAGGAGCGGCGCGGTCCCGCCCGATGTCGCCGGATACGGCGCGGGCCTCGGTCTCCTGGCCCTCTTCGCCCATCTGGCGGTGCGGCTTCGTGCCCCGTACGCCGATCCACTGCTGCTGCCGATCGCCGTCCTCCTCAACGGCCTGGGCCTGGTGCTGATCTACCGGCTGGACCTGGAGACCCCGGCGGACCGGGCGGCGCCCACTCAGCTCGTCTGGTCCACGCTCGGCGTAGCGCTGTTCATCGGGGTCGTGCTCGTCCTGCGGGACCACCGGCTGCTCCAGCGGTACGCGTATCTCTCGGTGACCGCGGCGCTGGCGCTGATGATCGTGCCGATCTTCTTCCCGGCGGTGAACGGGGCGAAGATCTGGGTCAGGATCGGCGGATTCTCCTTACAGCCGGGCGAGTTCGCCAAGATCCTGCTCGCGGTGTTCTTCGCCGCCTATCTGGCCGCGAACCGCGAGGCGCTCGCCCACACCGGCCGGCGGGGGTGGCGGCGCCGACTGCCCAGCGGCCGGGTGCTGGGGCCGATCGTGGCGATCTGGCTGCTCAGTGTCGGCGTGCTGATCCTGGAACGCGATCTGGGCACCTCGCTGCTCTTCTTCGGCCTCTTCGTGATCATGCTGTACGTGGCGACGGGACGGACCGGCTGGATCGCGGTGGGGCTGCTGCTCGCCGCCGTCGGGGCGTTCGTCGTGGGTTCCCTCGAACCGCACGTGCACAGCAGGGTGACGGACTGGCTCGACCCGTTCGCGTCGATCGACGCGGGCCGGGGGCCGGGGCAGCTCGCCCAGTCGCTGTTCGCCTTCGCCGCGGGCGGGATGCTCGGCACCGGGCTCGGCCTCGGCGACTCGGTGCTGATCGGCTTCGCCACCAGGTCCGACTTCATCCTGGCGACGGCGGGCGAGGAGCTGGGACTGTCCGGACTGACCGCGATCTTCCTGCTGTACGCGCTGCTGGTGGCGCGCGGCTACCGGGCCGGTCTCGCCCTGCGTGACCCGTTCGGCCGACTCCTGTCGGTCGGGCTCGCGTCGATCCTGGCGCTCCAGGTGTTCGTGATCGCGGGTGGGGTGATGGGGCTGATCCCGCTGACCGGCATGGCGATGCCGTTCCTGGCGCAGGGCGGTTCCTCGGTGGTCACCAACTGGGTGATGGTGGCGCTGCTGATCCGGGTCAGCGACGTGGCCCGCGGACCACGGCCGGCGCGGGTGGAGAGCGGGATCGTCGCGTCGGCCGTGGAGGACGAGCGGTGA
- a CDS encoding SH3 domain-containing protein has translation MSSRTLFGRLGLCIATGTLAALTAATPALAAAPAPEPAPQSGVQSAPEQQSEANAAVYFNGYVPLSPSAEDARHDYLGRVIARTGLLLRDRPTRSSRVVGQVPYGAVVHIFCKTTGDNVDGNNRWYLLTDGTWAWGSARYIENIGPAPRTC, from the coding sequence ATGTCCTCTCGTACCCTGTTCGGCCGACTCGGTCTCTGCATCGCCACCGGCACCCTCGCGGCCCTGACGGCCGCCACCCCGGCGCTCGCCGCCGCCCCCGCCCCCGAGCCGGCCCCGCAGTCGGGCGTCCAGTCCGCCCCGGAGCAGCAGTCCGAGGCCAACGCCGCGGTCTACTTCAACGGCTACGTGCCGCTGTCGCCCTCCGCCGAGGACGCGCGCCACGACTACCTGGGGCGCGTCATCGCCCGCACCGGCCTGCTGCTCCGTGACCGGCCGACCCGCAGCAGCAGGGTCGTCGGACAGGTCCCCTACGGCGCCGTGGTCCACATCTTCTGCAAGACCACCGGCGACAACGTCGACGGCAACAACCGCTGGTACCTCCTGACCGACGGCACCTGGGCGTGGGGTTCGGCCCGCTACATCGAGAACATCGGCCCGGCCCCGCGCACCTGCTGA
- a CDS encoding HAMP domain-containing sensor histidine kinase, whose product MRRSGGGPEAPRRETPPRGTPRRTALRRLARRLRLRPPAWTATLTWKSAVFITVMCCTLAALLGALVHTAVTRQTVGQAREKALSRLADVTYAYQAGEPLPPGSGIDPAELPDSLRALALKGRQGTAVGRRHGRPTMWAAGPASGPDGPHAVATGVDYGQSARTINGLDGAITGSSVLAIGATLLVGAFAVTRVTRRLHQTAQVARRISAGDLDARVNDPRTSDRSRRPDEVAIVAGALDTMASTLQRKLLAEQRFTADVAHELRTPLTGLSAAAELLPPGRPSELVRERVRTMRTLTEDLLEVSRLDARTEHADLDVQELAPLTEGVVRMSGTVTEVRVVRGAAVETDRRRLERVLGNLISNAHHHGRPPVVVTVEGPVVSVRDHGDGFPAYLLEDGPQRFRTEGRGKGHGLGLTIALGQAEAIGAELVLGNAPDGGAVARLSLPEYVRLDLADAAEEEGPDGGGPDGRGGGGPDGPGGGGPDGDGGPRDRGARTRRDTRGDGETGGSRGPGTSAG is encoded by the coding sequence ATGAGGCGGAGTGGCGGCGGGCCGGAAGCACCCCGGCGCGAGACCCCGCCGCGCGGCACGCCCCGGCGCACCGCTCTTCGGCGCCTCGCGCGCCGGCTCCGGCTCCGGCCGCCCGCCTGGACCGCGACGCTGACCTGGAAGTCGGCGGTCTTCATCACCGTCATGTGCTGCACCCTCGCGGCGCTGCTCGGCGCCCTGGTGCACACCGCCGTGACACGGCAGACCGTCGGCCAGGCCCGCGAGAAGGCGCTGTCCCGGCTGGCGGACGTGACGTACGCGTACCAGGCGGGCGAGCCGCTGCCGCCGGGCTCCGGCATCGATCCGGCGGAGCTGCCCGACTCGCTGCGGGCCCTGGCGCTGAAGGGGCGGCAGGGCACGGCCGTCGGCCGACGGCACGGCCGTCCCACGATGTGGGCGGCGGGCCCGGCGAGCGGTCCCGACGGACCGCACGCGGTGGCGACCGGGGTCGATTACGGCCAGAGCGCCCGGACGATCAACGGTCTGGACGGGGCGATCACCGGTTCATCGGTGCTGGCCATCGGCGCGACGCTGCTGGTCGGCGCGTTCGCCGTCACCCGGGTCACCCGGCGGCTCCACCAGACCGCCCAGGTGGCCCGCCGGATCAGCGCGGGCGATCTCGACGCCCGGGTCAACGACCCCCGCACGTCGGACCGTTCGCGCCGCCCCGACGAGGTGGCGATCGTGGCAGGCGCGCTGGACACCATGGCGTCCACGCTGCAACGCAAGCTGCTGGCCGAGCAGCGCTTCACCGCCGACGTGGCGCACGAGCTGCGCACCCCGCTGACGGGTCTGTCCGCCGCGGCCGAACTCCTGCCGCCGGGACGGCCGTCGGAGTTGGTACGGGAGCGGGTGCGGACCATGCGGACCCTGACGGAGGACCTGCTGGAGGTGTCCCGGCTCGACGCCCGTACCGAGCACGCCGACCTGGACGTACAGGAGTTGGCACCGCTGACCGAGGGGGTGGTGCGGATGTCGGGCACGGTCACCGAGGTACGGGTCGTCCGGGGCGCCGCGGTGGAGACCGACCGGCGGCGGCTGGAGCGGGTGCTCGGCAACCTCATCTCCAACGCGCACCACCACGGACGGCCGCCCGTGGTGGTGACGGTCGAGGGACCGGTGGTGTCGGTACGGGACCACGGGGACGGCTTCCCGGCGTACCTGCTGGAGGACGGGCCGCAGCGGTTCCGCACCGAGGGGCGCGGCAAGGGGCACGGCCTCGGGCTGACCATCGCGCTGGGCCAGGCGGAGGCGATCGGCGCGGAACTGGTGCTCGGCAACGCCCCGGACGGCGGGGCCGTGGCCCGGCTGTCGCTCCCCGAGTACGTGCGGCTCGACCTCGCCGACGCGGCGGAGGAGGAGGGACCGGACGGCGGGGGACCGGACGGACGGGGCGGTGGAGGACCGGACGGACCGGGCGGCGGAGGACCGGACGGCGACGGCGGCCCGCGGGACCGCGGCGCGCGGACGCGGAGGGACACCCGGGGTGACGGCGAGACGGGCGGAAGCCGGGGTCCGGGTACGTCAGCCGGGTGA
- a CDS encoding zinc-ribbon domain-containing protein, translating into MIIFGTRGYLYQLAVLTMVCGWCGNPAAHTLRKRVTKFTLFFVPLFPFSTKFATQCTFCGGEQKIAKEQADQLLAQAAAGPDGAPSGPYQQQPGYAQGGQNPYQG; encoded by the coding sequence ATGATCATTTTTGGTACCAGAGGCTATCTGTACCAGCTGGCCGTCCTGACGATGGTCTGCGGCTGGTGCGGCAATCCGGCCGCGCACACGCTGCGCAAGCGGGTCACGAAGTTCACGCTGTTCTTCGTCCCGCTGTTCCCGTTCTCGACGAAGTTCGCCACCCAGTGCACGTTCTGCGGCGGCGAGCAGAAGATAGCGAAGGAGCAGGCCGACCAGTTGCTGGCGCAGGCCGCGGCGGGCCCGGACGGCGCCCCGTCCGGGCCGTACCAGCAGCAGCCGGGGTACGCCCAGGGCGGGCAGAACCCGTACCAGGGGTGA
- a CDS encoding PBS lyase, with protein MFAGIDEVDWASMEHAYGPADDVPALLRGLASADPAERESALDGMYGAVHHQGDVYDCTLACIPFLLELVVDPGIPDRGGIVELLTSIGGIDLDEDDEDEIDEDEIEGAANYAMAAAAVTAGAGVFFELIADEDPGVRLAAPLALATLHNRPVRVLALLRERLPVEPDDEVRLALVEAAGRLALRHRPLAGQAADWLSRLAAEAYPPGLRLAALAQLARCAPDALPGDVVRVVSGLLRELRSTPAAPDPAAVRAGTAASRETGTGEPAAAEPPPPVGPGAEPPVERLPAPTLVGRVRALSAAGTTGRRAPWAADLLRTLHVGLDDRVEDRIALLMDQLRSPDPWQRIDAVRMSSGLIRAWRGPYDELVGLVGAQLAAAEPKLSDAASHVLEELFGLAAPAADALAERVAADPGAWVKEWASGPPGLGSTVKALARVGDARAVPALAAALERPEVPHDVGFAIGCLGAAADPLAGALRRRLGEVGLDEGAYDRASPLLAGLTALRAGEAAPEVLRVLRGAPEYRGEWLRTAALRALRSFGPAARCAVPELRALTRRPGTVAATEAAEALWAVTGDAEAVLPVLVEGLGAGQAHDRRAAASALGALGERAAPAAPRLRALLWHDELWLRVDAAIALWEVTGGTAETVPVLLAAWERNRHVRVRVAGCLARMGHAAAGSDAAQVLRAELVSVRRHNAMDGGYGSHDTYEDEKLLALCRQAFRGSTGKGPYT; from the coding sequence GTGTTCGCGGGGATCGACGAGGTCGACTGGGCCTCGATGGAGCATGCCTACGGGCCGGCCGATGACGTGCCGGCGCTGTTGCGGGGGCTCGCCTCCGCCGACCCGGCGGAGCGCGAGAGCGCGTTGGACGGCATGTACGGAGCCGTTCACCACCAGGGCGATGTGTACGACTGCACGCTCGCCTGCATCCCGTTCCTGCTCGAACTCGTCGTGGACCCCGGGATACCGGACCGGGGCGGCATCGTCGAGCTGCTGACCAGCATCGGCGGCATCGACCTCGACGAGGACGACGAGGACGAGATCGACGAGGACGAGATCGAGGGGGCCGCCAACTACGCGATGGCGGCGGCGGCCGTCACCGCGGGCGCCGGCGTCTTCTTCGAGCTGATCGCCGACGAGGACCCAGGCGTACGGCTCGCGGCCCCACTGGCCCTGGCCACGCTCCACAACCGGCCGGTGCGGGTGCTCGCCCTGCTCCGGGAGCGGCTGCCCGTGGAGCCGGACGACGAGGTGCGGCTCGCGCTCGTCGAGGCGGCGGGACGACTGGCGCTGCGGCACCGCCCACTGGCCGGTCAGGCCGCGGACTGGCTCAGCCGGCTGGCGGCGGAGGCGTACCCGCCGGGGCTGCGGCTGGCGGCCCTGGCCCAGCTCGCACGCTGCGCCCCGGACGCGCTGCCCGGCGATGTGGTGCGGGTGGTGTCCGGCCTGCTGCGCGAGCTGCGGTCCACCCCCGCGGCCCCGGACCCGGCGGCCGTCCGCGCCGGCACCGCGGCCTCCCGTGAGACGGGCACCGGCGAGCCGGCCGCCGCCGAACCGCCCCCGCCGGTGGGCCCCGGCGCCGAGCCGCCCGTCGAGCGGCTCCCGGCACCGACCCTGGTGGGGCGGGTACGGGCGCTGTCGGCGGCCGGGACCACGGGCCGCCGCGCTCCCTGGGCCGCCGATCTGCTGCGCACCCTGCACGTGGGGCTCGACGACCGCGTCGAGGACCGGATCGCCCTTCTGATGGACCAGTTGCGCAGCCCCGACCCCTGGCAGCGGATCGACGCCGTACGGATGAGCAGCGGGCTGATACGGGCCTGGCGCGGCCCGTACGACGAGCTGGTCGGCCTGGTCGGCGCACAGCTGGCCGCCGCCGAGCCCAAGCTGTCCGACGCCGCCTCGCATGTCCTTGAGGAGCTGTTCGGTCTCGCGGCGCCCGCCGCCGACGCGCTGGCGGAGCGGGTCGCGGCGGACCCGGGTGCCTGGGTCAAGGAGTGGGCCAGTGGACCCCCCGGGCTGGGCAGCACGGTGAAGGCGCTCGCCCGGGTGGGTGACGCACGGGCCGTGCCCGCGCTGGCCGCCGCGCTGGAGCGGCCCGAGGTGCCGCACGACGTCGGCTTCGCCATCGGCTGTCTGGGGGCGGCGGCGGACCCGCTCGCCGGGGCGCTGCGCCGCAGGCTCGGCGAGGTCGGGCTCGACGAGGGGGCCTACGACCGGGCGAGCCCGCTGCTCGCCGGGCTGACCGCGCTGCGGGCGGGCGAGGCGGCGCCGGAGGTGCTGCGGGTGCTGCGCGGAGCGCCGGAGTACCGCGGGGAGTGGCTGCGGACGGCCGCGCTGCGGGCCCTGCGGTCGTTCGGTCCCGCCGCGCGGTGCGCCGTACCGGAGCTGCGGGCGCTGACACGCCGGCCGGGCACGGTGGCGGCGACGGAGGCCGCGGAGGCGCTGTGGGCGGTCACCGGGGACGCGGAGGCCGTGCTGCCGGTGCTGGTGGAGGGGCTGGGCGCCGGCCAGGCGCACGACCGGCGGGCGGCGGCGAGCGCGCTGGGCGCGCTCGGTGAGCGGGCGGCGCCCGCCGCGCCCCGGCTGCGGGCCCTGCTGTGGCACGACGAGCTGTGGCTGCGGGTGGACGCGGCGATCGCGCTGTGGGAGGTGACGGGCGGGACCGCGGAGACGGTTCCCGTGCTGCTCGCGGCCTGGGAGCGGAACCGTCACGTCCGAGTCCGGGTGGCCGGATGTCTGGCGCGGATGGGGCACGCCGCGGCAGGCTCCGACGCGGCACAGGTGCTGCGCGCCGAGCTGGTCTCCGTACGCCGTCACAACGCGATGGACGGCGGATACGGCAGCCATGACACCTACGAGGACGAGAAGCTGCTGGCACTCTGCCGACAGGCGTTCCGGGGAAGCACGGGAAAGGGACCCTACACATGA
- the ligD gene encoding non-homologous end-joining DNA ligase: MTPITEVEGRRLALSNLDKVLYPATGTTKAEVLHYYAATAAEPMLTHLRDRPVSFLRYPDGPDGQRFFTKNPPPGTPDWLPVAQVSRHAGQVARQLLVPDLASLMWAANLVVEFHTPQWRADAPGRADRMVFDLDPGAPATVVECCAVARWLRERTAADGLGAYVKTSGSKGLHVLVPLEPVPAERVSAYAKALAVEAENELPALVVHRMRRSLRPGKVFVDHSQNAAAKTTATPYTLRARDEPTVSAPLTWAEVERCAAPEELVFRADDMAARLSRYGDLLAPLNEPEHAGPLPGAF; this comes from the coding sequence ATGACGCCGATCACGGAGGTGGAGGGGCGGCGGCTCGCCCTCAGCAATCTGGACAAGGTGCTGTACCCGGCCACCGGGACCACCAAGGCCGAGGTGCTGCACTACTACGCCGCCACCGCCGCGGAACCCATGCTCACCCATCTCCGCGACCGGCCGGTGTCGTTCCTGCGCTACCCGGACGGGCCGGACGGCCAGCGCTTCTTCACCAAGAACCCGCCGCCCGGGACCCCCGACTGGCTGCCGGTCGCCCAGGTGTCCCGTCACGCGGGCCAGGTCGCCAGGCAACTGCTCGTACCGGATCTCGCGTCCCTGATGTGGGCGGCGAACCTCGTCGTCGAGTTCCACACCCCGCAGTGGCGGGCCGACGCGCCGGGGAGGGCCGACCGGATGGTGTTCGACCTTGACCCCGGCGCGCCCGCGACCGTCGTGGAGTGCTGCGCCGTGGCCCGCTGGCTGCGCGAGCGGACGGCGGCCGACGGCCTCGGCGCCTATGTGAAGACCTCCGGATCGAAGGGCCTGCATGTGCTCGTACCGCTGGAACCGGTTCCCGCCGAACGGGTGTCGGCCTACGCGAAGGCGCTCGCCGTGGAGGCCGAGAACGAGCTGCCCGCCCTCGTCGTCCACCGGATGCGGCGGTCCCTGCGCCCCGGGAAGGTGTTCGTCGACCACAGCCAGAACGCCGCGGCGAAGACCACCGCCACCCCGTACACCCTGCGCGCGAGGGACGAACCGACCGTCTCCGCGCCCCTCACCTGGGCCGAGGTCGAGCGGTGCGCCGCACCGGAGGAGCTGGTGTTCCGGGCGGACGACATGGCCGCGCGGCTGTCCCGGTACGGGGATCTGCTCGCCCCGCTCAACGAACCGGAGCACGCGGGACCGCTGCCCGGCGCGTTCTGA